Genomic segment of Juglans microcarpa x Juglans regia isolate MS1-56 chromosome 7S, Jm3101_v1.0, whole genome shotgun sequence:
cttaataaaaatattattaggaaTAGCACCACTAGAAGATGGATCTCATACCTCTCTCTTGAGCTCcagtaaaatatacaaattactGAACATTTTGCATGCAAAGCAATGTAAATTTAGCATAGGAGTGTACCAATCATCAGTTTAGATTGAAGCCTGGTGACTGTTACAGAAAATAAGAATCTTTGGTGGACCACTTTATCGATTCATTTGGACTTATACCTTTTCCACAGTTCAAGGCTCAATGCCATGATATTAGTGATGCTATTTTTGAGTTGTCACCAATGCTCCTAGATGCCTGTGAACATCGTATTGAATGTTACTTTTCTTTCTGGCTAGTGGCAAAAGAAGCTGCAAATTCTTCATCTGACACAGAGAACAATGACGAGCTGGAACAAATCACAATAGCAAGGGCTTTATTGAATTACCGTTTGAAGGAGAAAATCGCAATGGCTAACCCCAATGCCCCAATACCATTTCCAAAGAAGTTCCCAATTCAGAGCCTCAGACCACCCAGCCCACAACCTCCCTCCACGACCACATCAAAGATCCTCCCCTTAATTTGCCAGAAGACGGCTCCTCGAAACAGACCTCCATCAACAACGGCAAATGAGAGCCAGTTGCTAACACCGGAGACTTCTTCATTGGACGGCTGGGTAGCTCGTCCACAAAAGTTCCCTGCAGCAGGAGCAGTTCCTTATGTTCCCATCCGACAGTTTAGGATGCCTTGCCATGGTATTGCACAGCCAGTGACAATAAGGACTGCAGTGCCTGTTTACTCTGCTCCACCACTTCCTATGCCATCCAAACCAACCCCTCAGTTGATGTGGGCACCATCTGTTCGAATTGCTCCTCCAGTCTCCATTAGGCACGCTGTTCCAGTATTTGCCACTCCACCCACGCGGAAAGAAGACCCTCCTCATGTTGTTCAAAAAGAAGATCCTCCAGCTGTTTCTGCTCCTGCCCAACCAAGTAAATCACAGGCTCAAGTAGAAGAAACCGAGGGAACAACTGCAAACAATCTACAAGAATCGAAGACAGTAGTACAAAACCTGGAACTACTCAAAATATGAGGA
This window contains:
- the LOC121241362 gene encoding double-stranded RNA-binding protein 2-like; translated protein: MYKNQLQELAQRSCFNLPSYTCIREGPDHAPRFKATVNFNGEIFESPHYCSTLRQAEHSAAEVALNSLSNRGPSHSLAARILDETGVYKNLLQEIAQRVGAPLPQYTTFRSGLGHLPVFTGTVELARITFTGEPAKNKKQAEKNAAMAAWSSLKQLAKEAANSSSDTENNDELEQITIARALLNYRLKEKIAMANPNAPIPFPKKFPIQSLRPPSPQPPSTTTSKILPLICQKTAPRNRPPSTTANESQLLTPETSSLDGWVARPQKFPAAGAVPYVPIRQFRMPCHGIAQPVTIRTAVPVYSAPPLPMPSKPTPQLMWAPSVRIAPPVSIRHAVPVFATPPTRKEDPPHVVQKEDPPAVSAPAQPSKSQAQVEETEGTTANNLQESKTVVQNLELLKI